A segment of the Nasonia vitripennis strain AsymCx chromosome 2, Nvit_psr_1.1, whole genome shotgun sequence genome:
CAGCTTGACTGCTTGTACTCAGAATTcgtatttacaaatttagcAATGATTCTCACCTTGATGCATTTATGAAGCTTTTTGgattaatttcaaatttcaacTTCTTTTGTCTCAATGATTTATTGATGCTTAATTTACTTCACACTCAAGTGAATGATGGAGCTTCACTTACTAATACATTTTAGTATAAAAAGTGTAGTTGCTAGATTTCTACAAACTATAATCTaaattatatacaattttatcGTACCTATATTGTACTTTAGCtgatacaattttcaaaaaaaaatcttctgTATACATTCTTCGGAAAGTgcagtataaaattttaaaatagtattCATGTTTGTATGTCATATTTGCTCGATGTATACTTGAAACAAATATTCATATATTAATATACTTAAACAGAAATTAGCTTTCAATATACAACCGGCTGCACTTTCAGTTATAAAAACACAATTATTCAGATGCACATTAAACAAAGATAAACAAACTCACAGTATTCTTGAAAATCTCACTAAACGTAGATATGCTTGAACACAATCAAACATTCCACGTTTCATAGTTATTTTATACAACATACACACTATGGTGATCATGATTCGTTCATTGCCTCAGCAAGGATCAAGTGGATAAAAAAGCATACAAATAGCTTTGTATACTTTAATCAGTCTTCAGTCTTTTAGGTGCAGGCTCACTATTTTGTGAATTCGAATCTTCTGAAAATCCTAAATGGGCTGAAAAATCTGTTAGTCCTTGAGAATCGCTTACAGTAGAGAAACCTATAGCAAAAtagtaaattaaattattattataataatgtaaatgtataatattttatttctcaaGTAAACTTACACGTGTTGGAGTCTTCTGTGAGTCCAAAATTAGAATTAGAAGAGTCTATGCCACCCTTCCTTGCTAAAccattttctttttctactGCAGAAgattttactttctttt
Coding sequences within it:
- the LOC100119536 gene encoding B-cell CLL/lymphoma 7 protein family member A; protein product: MMSRSVRAETRSRAKDDIKRVMQVVDKVRHWEKKWVTIGETTMKIYKWVPISTLDQKKKVKSSAVEKENGLARKGGIDSSNSNFGLTEDSNTCFSTVSDSQGLTDFSAHLGFSEDSNSQNSEPAPKRLKTD